Proteins encoded by one window of Dreissena polymorpha isolate Duluth1 chromosome 11, UMN_Dpol_1.0, whole genome shotgun sequence:
- the LOC127851111 gene encoding uncharacterized protein LOC127851111 translates to MANNENLLNDLDSCDDDNLGDPTTQTSSTAQDLQINDLDSSDEGEEIHVYQTTSTVFGLPLYSSCDQPNPKASAAPSTRCAPTSATFTGQANTDRPAHQTPSTSLPTPLVIPHPPLGILTYIQDLQEENAQIPENATCIMCNERIRRAVCLNTLQNDGKPCGGLFFCESPVCYNVTVYCPRCKRRMGKVCIIK, encoded by the exons ATGGCTAACAATG AGAATTTGCTGAATGATTTGGATTCGTGCGACGACGATAATCTAGGCGACCCGACAACTCAGACAAGTTCAACTGCGCAGGATCTCCAGATTAACGATTTGGATTCGTCTGACGAAGgcgaagaaatacatgtatatcagacaACTTCAACTGTGTTTGGTCTCCCGCTGTACTCGTCCTGTGATCAACCAAATCCCAAAGCC TCTGCAGCGCCTAGTACCCGCTGTGCCCCCACAAGCGCAACCTTCACCGGCCAAGCCAACACCGACCGGCCCGCTCACCAGACACCGTCCACGAGCTTACCAACGCCGCTAGTGATCCCACATCCACCCCTCGGCATCCTGACCTATATACAAG ATTTGCAAGAAGAAAATGCACAGATACCTGAAAACGCTACGTGCATCATGTGCAATGAAAGAATACGGAGGGCTGTGTGTTTGAACACGCTGCAGAACGATGGTAAACCGTGTGGTGGATTGTTTTTTTGCGAATCACCAGTATGTTACAACGTAACTGTTTATTGTCCACGATGTAAAAGGAGGATGGGCAAAGTATGTATAATAAAATAG
- the LOC127849731 gene encoding calphotin-like: MATQSSSVMTSATDTAVAVATPVTAPVVVTPVVAPAIAAPLDAPAVTTHVVAPAVAAPWAAPALAAPVDAPEVSTHVAAPAVAAPGTAPALATHVAAPEVTTHVAALAVATPVVATTVAVSVAAPSVAAPVVKEKEAKKEAELKEKQQRQAERLQKKLKKDEDMREKRPDLNRNERTEKMQIKRGLRRKNEKYKDKSEI; the protein is encoded by the exons ATGGCTACGCAATCATCATCTGTTATGACATCAGCTACTGATACAGCAGTTGCTGTCGCAACCCCTGTGACAGCCCCTGTAGTCGTAACCCCTGTGGTAGCACCTGCAATTGCAGCCCCTTTGGACGCCCCTGCAGTTACAACCCATGTGGTTGCCCCTGCAGTTGCAGCACCTTGGGCTGCCCCGGCACTTGCAGCTCCTGTGGACGCACCTGAAGTTTCAACCCATGTGGCAGCCCCTGCAGTTGCAGCCCCTGGGACAGCCCCTGCACTTGCAACCCATGTGGCAGCCCCTGAAGTTACAACCCATGTGGCAGCCCTTGCAGTTGCAACCCCTGTGGTAGCCACTACAGTTGCGGTGTCTGTGGCAGCCCCTTCAGTTGCAGCCCCTGTC GTGAAAGAAAAAGAAGCAAAGAAAGAAGCAGAACTAAAAGAAAAACAGCAACGTCAGGCAGAAAGATTGCAGAAGAAACTTAAGAAAGACGAAGACATGAGAGAAAAAAGACCAGACTTGAACAGAAACGAAAGGACAGAGAAGATGCAAATAAAAAGAGGATTGCGCAGAAAAAACGAAAAGTACAAGGACAAGAGCGAGATATAG